From Daucus carota subsp. sativus chromosome 6, DH1 v3.0, whole genome shotgun sequence, the proteins below share one genomic window:
- the LOC108226071 gene encoding transcription factor bHLH84, producing the protein MESGGAIFENEWSSFNAMYSNEESQFMAQLFNDSSVSGDFHAGSGLIWPDHDLKGANAVDIDSINASICSNYDSYCTAGDWNQMLVANTDSMSSDYCIKEAGDVLESNGFLSRDMIKDSCIMEEAPPEPRKEIEFKHPVQKSKKRCCNTGDTVQKNKRSVKPRKNQKLDLSNKIKDKDIKGEAARQSLSSYSSDGENEPNAVIGGLSLASSNSEDALDGTNGKKTRTKGGIANDPQSIYARKRRERINERLRTLQNLVPNGTKVDISTMLEEAVQYVKFLQLQIKLLSSNDLWMYAPIAYNGMDLGLDMNVTMPGR; encoded by the exons atgGAGTCTGGAGGAGCCATTTTCGAAAATGAATGGAGTTCTTTTAATGCTATGTACTCTAATGAAGAGTCTCAGTTCATGGCACAATTGTTCAATGACTCTTCTGTTTCTGGTGATTTTCATGCAGGCTCAGGCCTTATTTGGCCTGACCATGACTTAAAGGGTGCCAATGCAGTTGATATAGATTCGATTAATGCTAGTATCTGTAGTAATTATGATAGCTATTGTACAGCCGGTGATTGGAATCAAATGCTGGTGGCAAATACTGATTCCATGTCATCGGATTACTGCATCAAGGAAGCTGGTGATGTTCTGGAGAGTAACGGCTTTTTGAGCCGAGACATGATCAAGGATAGTTGCATTATGGAGGAAGCTCCACCAGAGCCACGCAAAGAAATTGAGTTTAAGCATCCGGTGCAGAAGTCTAAGAAAAGATGTTGCAACACGGGAGATACA GTTCAGAAGAACAAAAGATCTGTGAAGCCGAGGAAGAACCAGAAGCTTGACTTGAGTAACAAAATTAAGGACAAAGATATAAAGGGTGAGGCTGCTAGACAAAGCTTGAGCAGCTACAGCTCAGACGGTGAGAATGAACCTAATGCTGTAATTGGAGGACTGTCGCTGGCTTCAAGTAATTCAGAGGATGCACTAGATGGCACAAATGGCAAAAAAACACGAACCAAAGGAGGCATAGCTAATGATCCGCAAAGTATCTATGCAAGG AAACGAAGAGAAAGAATAAATGAACGACTAAGGACGTTACAGAACCTTGTGCCCAATGGAACGAAG GTTGACATTAGCACAATGCTCGAAGAGGCTGTGCAGTATGTTAAGTTCTTGCAACTCCAAATTAAG CTTTTAAGCTCTAACGATCTATGGATGTATGCTCCTATTGCTTACAACGGGATGGACCTTGGCTTAGACATGAACGTCACCATGCCAGGAAGATGA
- the LOC108228189 gene encoding vacuolar-sorting receptor 3, with translation MGCAKSRFLLFLGFMLLTQNQLVIGRFVVEKNSFRVTSPESLKGSHDSAIGNFGIPQYGGRMAGTVVYPKQNRKGCNSFDDFGISFKSRPGALPTFVLVDRGDCFFALKVWNVQNAGASAVLVADNVEEPLITMDTPEEDVQSAKYIQNITIPSALLHKTFSEKLKQALSNGEMLNVNLDWRESVPHPDERVEYELWTNSNDECGLKCDILMDFVKDFKGAAQILEKGGFTQFTPHYITWYCPTAFTISKQCKSQCINHGRYCAPDPEQDFSSGYDGKDVVIENLRQLCVFKVANETQKPWVWWDYVTDFQIRCPMKEKKYNKECADKVIRSLGLDSENIEKCMGDPNADSDNPVLKEEQDAQIGKGSRGDVTILPTLVVNNRQYRGKLAKGAVLKAICSGFEETTEPAVCLSGDVETNECLNNNGGCWQDKSANISACKDTYRGRVCECPFTDGVQFKGDGYTFCAASGPGRCKVNNGGCWHETRDGHTFSACLDDGDTKCVCPPGFKGDGVKSCEDIDECDEKKVCQCPECSCKDTWGGYECTCSEDLLYIREHDTCISKTTAQVKSAWAAIWFILIGLAIAGGGAYMVYKYRLRSYMDSEIRAIMSQYMPLDSQSEVPDHQSEDRA, from the exons ATGGGGTGTGCAAAATCAAGATTTTTACTATTTCTAGGGTTTATGCTGCTCACTCAGAACCAATTGGTGATCGGAAGATTTGTGGTTGAGAAAAACAGCTTCAGGGTGACTTCACCGGAGAGTTTAAAAGGGAGCCATGACAGTGCCATTGGCAATTTTGGTATTCCTCagtatggtggaagaatggctGGGACTGTTGTGTATCCTAAACAGAACAGAAAAGGCTGCAACAGTTTTGATGATTTTGGGATTTCTTTCAAGTCTAGACCTGGAGCTCTGCCCACTTTTGTTTTGGTTGATCGTGGAG ATTGCTTTTTTGCTTTGAAAGTGTGGAATGTTCAGAATGCTGGTGCTTCTGCTGTTCTTGTAGCAGATAACGTTGAGGAGCCATTAATAACCATGGACACGCCTGAAGAGGATGTTCAATCTGCTAAATATATCCAGAACATAACTATACCTTCTGCCTTGCTTCACAAAACTTTCAGTGAGAAACTGAAGCAAGCACTTAGTAATGGAGAAATGTTGAATGTGAATCTTGATTGGAGAGAATCTGTACCTCATCCAGATGAACGTGTGGAGTACGAATTATGGACAAATAGCAATGATGAATGTGGCCTGAAATGTGATATATTGATGGACTTTGTAAAAGATTTTAAGGGTGCAGCACAGATTCTTGAGAAGGGTGGTTTTACTCAATTCACTCCTCATTATATAACTTGGTATTGTCCTACGGCATTCACTATAAGCAAACAATGCAAGTCTCAATGCATTAACCATGGTAGATATTGCGCTCCTGATCCGGAACAGGATTTCAGTTCAGGTTATGACGGAAAAGATGTGGTTATCGAAAACTTGAGACAACTGTGTGTGTTTAAAGTGGCAAACGAGACCCAAAAGCCATGGGTCTGGTGGGATTATGTCACCGATTTCCAAATCAGATGCCCTATGAAAGAGAAAAAGTATAACAAGGAATGTGCTGACAAAGTTATCAGATCTCTAG GACTTGACTCAGAAAATATTGAGAAGTGTATGGGAGACCCAAATGCTGATTCTGACAATCCTGTTCTAAAAGAAGAGCAAGATGCTCAA ATTGGTAAAGGGTCACGAGGGGATGTTACCATATTGCCAACCCTTGTCGTCAATAATCGTCAGTATAGAG GAAAGCTAGCAAAAGGTGCTGTCTTGAAGGCAATATGTTCTGGTTTTGAAGAAACTACTGAACCAGCTGTGTGTTTAAGTGGGG ATGTAGAGACAAACGAGTGCTTGAATAACAATGGTGGATGCTGGCAAGATAAATCCGCCAACATCAGTGCCTGCAAG GATACATATCGTGGGAGAGTCTGTGAATGCCCCTTCACTGATGGTGTGCAGTTCAAAGGAGATGGTTACACGTTCTGTGCTG CAAGTGGACCAGGCCGCTGCAAGGTGAATAATGGAGGCTGTTGGCATGAAACCCGTGATGGGCACACATTTTCTGCTTGTCTG GATGATGGGGACACCAAGTGTGTGTGTCCTCCTGGATTTAAAGGTGATGGTGTGAAAAGTTGTGAAG ATATTGATGAATGCGATGAGAAAAAAGTGTGCCAATGCCCCGAATGCAGCTGTAAGGATACATGGGGAGGCTACGAATGCACATGTTCTGAAGACCTTCTGTACATCAGAGAGCATGATACCTGCATAA GTAAAACGACGGCCCAAGTAAAATCTGCATGGGCAGCTATTTGGTTCATTTTGATTGGTCTGGCAATCGCTGGCGGTGGGGCATATATGGTGTACAAATATAGATTGAGG TCGTACATGGACTCGGAGATCAGAGCTATCATGTCACAATACATGCCTCTAGACAGCCAAAGTGAAGTTCCAGATCATCAAAGTGAGGATCGGGCATGA
- the LOC108224801 gene encoding DNA polymerase kappa isoform X1, whose protein sequence is MAAKNSDETAPSSSRPWQTYHTVFTNAKAGMEGVDKEKVQRIVYEMSKGSKYYENEARKEADMKVKIENMRSQYAKLTASDISHYQKVADKRILELETTRDLSRIWLHVDMDAFYAAVETLSDQSLKGKPMAVGGMSMISTANYEARKFGVRAAMPGFIARKLCPELIFVPVDFKKYTHYSDLTRKVFQRYDQNFMAASLDEAYLDITDVCSKRAITGAEVAEELRELVYVETGLTCSAGVAPNRLLAKVCSDINKPNGQFILPNERIAVVTFISSLPIRKIGGIGKVTENVLKEVFGISTCEEMLQKSGPLCALFSHSSAAFFLSVGLGLGGTDTPQAKFRKSISNERTFSATKDEALLYKKIVELAEMLSADMKKEGLSGRTLTLKLKTASFEVRTRAVTLQNYIYSSEDILKHASKLLKAELPISIRLMGLRMSHFREDHDGFLGDPTQKTLSSFFGPGDAKKVKADDNVTIGNDVDASCLAANKETGLALDNHELCCDLRDHSDTNQVLDHSSHTSSKYCMEMEESDKLPSNASEVKLNSLNTSRHQPSSYKSDDAQEIKTLSRLVGESSIGQRLQQDQFSNNAGSSSNYNKEFSLWVDDYKCSLCGAEIPPNFIEERQDHSDFHFAERLQEEESNNYNGNLTLKQRIVEKERIRSHGRGKKKQKIAPTPGKHLPIDVFFSKRT, encoded by the exons ATGGCAGCGAAAAATAGTGATGAAACAGCACCATCTTCATCTCGGCCATGGCAGACTTATCATACTGTCTTTACCAATGCCAAAGCAG GGATGGAAGGAGTAGACAAGGAAAAAGTGCAGAGAATAGTGTACGAGATGAGCAAAGGTTCTAAGTACTATGAGAACGAGGCGAGAAAAGAGGCTGATATGAAGGTTAAGATTGAAAATATGCGTTCGCAGTATGCAAAGCTCACAGCTTCGGATATTTCCCATTACCAGAAG GTTGCTGATAAAAGAATTTTAGAACTAGAAACTACTCGGGATCTCTCAAGGATCTGGCTGCATGTAGATATGGATGCATTCTATGCAGCAGTTGAAACATTAAGTGATCAATCATTAAAAGGCAAGCCAATGGCTGTTGGCGGCATGTCCATGATTTCCACTGCTAATTATGAG gcTAGGAAATTTGGGGTTCGTGCTGCAATGCCTGGTTTCATTGCGCGCAAATTATGCCCAGAGTTGATATTTGTGCCtgttgattttaaaaaatatacacattACAGTGATTTAACTAGAAAAG TGTTCCAGAGGTATGACCAGAATTTCATGGCTGCCAGTCTGGATGAAGCCTACTTAGACATCACAGACGTCTGCAGCAAGAGGGCCATAACTGGTGCAGAA GTTGCTGAAGAACTCAGGGAACTAGTATATGTGGAGACTGGTCTTACATGTAGTGCTGGAGTTGCTCCGAATCGCTTACTCGCTAAG GTCTGTTCAGATATTAACAAGCCAAATGGTCAGTTTATATTACCCAATGAGCGGATTGCTGTCGTGACATTCATATCATCACTTCCCATAAGAAAG ATTGGAGGTATAGGCAAGGTTACTGAAAATGTATTAAAAGAAGTTTTTGGAATTTCAACTTGTGAGGAGATGCTGCAAAAGAGTGGCCCTCTCTGTGCATTATTTTCCCATTCCTCAGCTG CTTTCTTCCTTTCCGTGGGACTGGGACTTGGTGGAACTGACACCCCTCAAGCTAAGTTCAGAAAAAGTATAAGCAACGAGAGAACTTTTTCAGCCACTAAAGACGAGGCCTtgctttataaaaaaattg TTGAGCTAGCTGAGATGCTTTCTGCCGACATGAAGAAAGAAGGTCTAAGTGGGCGTACTTTGACACTTAAACTAAAAACAGCATCTTTTGAG GTTAGGACTAGAGCTGTGACtttgcaaaattatatatactcaAGCGAGGATATCTTGAAGCATGCTTCAAAGCTGCTAAAGGCTGAACTCCCTATATCTATCAGACTAATGG GTTTGCGCATGTCGCACTTCAGAGAAGACCACGATGGTTTCCTTGGTGATCCCACACAGAAAACTCTATCCAGCTTTTTTGGTCCAGGAGATGCTAAAAAAGTAAAAGCAGATGACAATGTTACCATAGGCAACGATGTTGATGCTAGTTGTTTAGCAGCCAACAAAGAGACTGGTCTTGCTTTAGATAACCATGAGCTTTGTTGTGATCTGAGGGATCACTCTGATACAAACCAAGTACTGGATCATAGTAGTCACACTTCAAGTAAATATTGCATGGAAATGGAGGAGAGTGACAAACTTCCAAGTAATGCAAGCGAAGTTAAG CTTAACTCCCTGAATACATCAAGGCATCAACCGAGTTCTTACAAGTCAGATGATGCCCAGGAGATAAAAACTCTATCTAGACTGGTGGGTGAAAGCAGCATAGGTCAGCGGCTTCAACAGGATCAATTCTCCAATAATGCAGGGtcttcatcaaattataataAAGAATTTTCTTTGTGGGTGGATGATTACAAGTGTTCACTATGTGGAGCCGAAATACCTCCCAATTTTATTGAGGAAAGACAAGATCATTCTGATTTCCATTTTGCTGAGAGGCTGCAAGAGGAAGAATCAAACAATTACAATGGGAATCTTACACTGAAGCAGAG GATTGTCGAGAAGGAACGTATTAGAAGCCATGGTAGAGGCAAGAAGAAGCAAAAGATAGCACCCACACCTGGTAAACATCTTCCAATAGATGTTTTTTTCAGTAAGAGAACTTAA
- the LOC108224801 gene encoding DNA polymerase kappa isoform X2, with protein sequence MAAKNSDETAPSSSRPWQTYHTVFTNAKAGMEGVDKEKVQRIVYEMSKGSKYYENEARKEADMKVKIENMRSQYAKLTASDISHYQKVADKRILELETTRDLSRIWLHVDMDAFYAAVETLSDQSLKGKPMAVGGMSMISTANYEARKFGVRAAMPGFIARKLCPELIFVPVDFKKYTHYSDLTRKVFQRYDQNFMAASLDEAYLDITDVCSKRAITGAEVAEELRELVYVETGLTCSAGVAPNRLLAKVCSDINKPNGQFILPNERIAVVTFISSLPIRKIGGIGKVTENVLKEVFGISTCEEMLQKSGPLCALFSHSSAAFFLSVGLGLGGTDTPQAKFRKSISNERTFSATKDEALLYKKIVELAEMLSADMKKEGLSGRTLTLKLKTASFEVRTRAVTLQNYIYSSEDILKHASKLLKAELPISIRLMGLRMSHFREDHDGFLGDPTQKTLSSFFGPGDAKKVKADDNVTIGNDVDASCLAANKETGLALDNHELCCDLRDHSDTNQVLDHSSHTSSKYCMEMEESDKLPSNASEVKEIKTLSRLVGESSIGQRLQQDQFSNNAGSSSNYNKEFSLWVDDYKCSLCGAEIPPNFIEERQDHSDFHFAERLQEEESNNYNGNLTLKQRIVEKERIRSHGRGKKKQKIAPTPGKHLPIDVFFSKRT encoded by the exons ATGGCAGCGAAAAATAGTGATGAAACAGCACCATCTTCATCTCGGCCATGGCAGACTTATCATACTGTCTTTACCAATGCCAAAGCAG GGATGGAAGGAGTAGACAAGGAAAAAGTGCAGAGAATAGTGTACGAGATGAGCAAAGGTTCTAAGTACTATGAGAACGAGGCGAGAAAAGAGGCTGATATGAAGGTTAAGATTGAAAATATGCGTTCGCAGTATGCAAAGCTCACAGCTTCGGATATTTCCCATTACCAGAAG GTTGCTGATAAAAGAATTTTAGAACTAGAAACTACTCGGGATCTCTCAAGGATCTGGCTGCATGTAGATATGGATGCATTCTATGCAGCAGTTGAAACATTAAGTGATCAATCATTAAAAGGCAAGCCAATGGCTGTTGGCGGCATGTCCATGATTTCCACTGCTAATTATGAG gcTAGGAAATTTGGGGTTCGTGCTGCAATGCCTGGTTTCATTGCGCGCAAATTATGCCCAGAGTTGATATTTGTGCCtgttgattttaaaaaatatacacattACAGTGATTTAACTAGAAAAG TGTTCCAGAGGTATGACCAGAATTTCATGGCTGCCAGTCTGGATGAAGCCTACTTAGACATCACAGACGTCTGCAGCAAGAGGGCCATAACTGGTGCAGAA GTTGCTGAAGAACTCAGGGAACTAGTATATGTGGAGACTGGTCTTACATGTAGTGCTGGAGTTGCTCCGAATCGCTTACTCGCTAAG GTCTGTTCAGATATTAACAAGCCAAATGGTCAGTTTATATTACCCAATGAGCGGATTGCTGTCGTGACATTCATATCATCACTTCCCATAAGAAAG ATTGGAGGTATAGGCAAGGTTACTGAAAATGTATTAAAAGAAGTTTTTGGAATTTCAACTTGTGAGGAGATGCTGCAAAAGAGTGGCCCTCTCTGTGCATTATTTTCCCATTCCTCAGCTG CTTTCTTCCTTTCCGTGGGACTGGGACTTGGTGGAACTGACACCCCTCAAGCTAAGTTCAGAAAAAGTATAAGCAACGAGAGAACTTTTTCAGCCACTAAAGACGAGGCCTtgctttataaaaaaattg TTGAGCTAGCTGAGATGCTTTCTGCCGACATGAAGAAAGAAGGTCTAAGTGGGCGTACTTTGACACTTAAACTAAAAACAGCATCTTTTGAG GTTAGGACTAGAGCTGTGACtttgcaaaattatatatactcaAGCGAGGATATCTTGAAGCATGCTTCAAAGCTGCTAAAGGCTGAACTCCCTATATCTATCAGACTAATGG GTTTGCGCATGTCGCACTTCAGAGAAGACCACGATGGTTTCCTTGGTGATCCCACACAGAAAACTCTATCCAGCTTTTTTGGTCCAGGAGATGCTAAAAAAGTAAAAGCAGATGACAATGTTACCATAGGCAACGATGTTGATGCTAGTTGTTTAGCAGCCAACAAAGAGACTGGTCTTGCTTTAGATAACCATGAGCTTTGTTGTGATCTGAGGGATCACTCTGATACAAACCAAGTACTGGATCATAGTAGTCACACTTCAAGTAAATATTGCATGGAAATGGAGGAGAGTGACAAACTTCCAAGTAATGCAAGCGAAGTTAAG GAGATAAAAACTCTATCTAGACTGGTGGGTGAAAGCAGCATAGGTCAGCGGCTTCAACAGGATCAATTCTCCAATAATGCAGGGtcttcatcaaattataataAAGAATTTTCTTTGTGGGTGGATGATTACAAGTGTTCACTATGTGGAGCCGAAATACCTCCCAATTTTATTGAGGAAAGACAAGATCATTCTGATTTCCATTTTGCTGAGAGGCTGCAAGAGGAAGAATCAAACAATTACAATGGGAATCTTACACTGAAGCAGAG GATTGTCGAGAAGGAACGTATTAGAAGCCATGGTAGAGGCAAGAAGAAGCAAAAGATAGCACCCACACCTGGTAAACATCTTCCAATAGATGTTTTTTTCAGTAAGAGAACTTAA